The Pirellulales bacterium genomic interval TTGAATATGTCAACGAGAATATCAAAATTCAGCAAGAGGCGTTAGACATTGCCCAGGCGCGATTCAGAGGCGGCTTGACCAGCGAATTGGACACGGAGCAAGCCATCAGCCAGTTGGCCCAGACCCAGGCTTTGATTCCGCAATACGAGAAGCAGTTACGCGCCGCGAACGATCGGCTGTGTTTGCTCGAGGGCATTCCGACCAAAGATTTAACGCCAGACCTGGGGGTCAAACCCATTCCGCCGGTTGCGCCGGACGTGGTGGTGGGCATTCCTTGCGATTTGCTGATTCGCCGCCCCGACGTGCGGCGGGCCGAGCAACAGGCGGCTTCGCAAAGCGCACAAATTGGCGTGGCCGAAGCGCAGTTGTATCCGGCAATTTCCATCACCGGGACCGTGGGCTTTGACGCCCAGCGATTCACGCAGTTGTTCAAAAATCAATCGCTACAAGGATCGATTGGTCCCGGCTTCCAATGGAACGTGCTGAATTATGGGCGGCTGATCAACAACGTTCATTTGAATGAAGCCAAGTTTTGCGAGCTGGTCAATAACTACCGCAACACGATGCTGAAGGCGAACTCTGAGGCGGAAGACAGCATTGCGGAATTTTTGCAATCACAAATCCAGGAGCAAGACCTGGATCGCAGCGTCGTGGCCGCCGATAAGGCCGTGAAGCTGGCGATTACGCAATACCAGGGCGGATTGGTCGATTTCAACCGCGTGGCATTGCTGGAGCAAGACCTGGTGCAGCAACAAAATTTGCTGGCCGAGGCGGAAGGCGATATCGACAGCGGGCTGGTTCAT includes:
- a CDS encoding TolC family protein, with the protein product EYVNENIKIQQEALDIAQARFRGGLTSELDTEQAISQLAQTQALIPQYEKQLRAANDRLCLLEGIPTKDLTPDLGVKPIPPVAPDVVVGIPCDLLIRRPDVRRAEQQAASQSAQIGVAEAQLYPAISITGTVGFDAQRFTQLFKNQSLQGSIGPGFQWNVLNYGRLINNVHLNEAKFCELVNNYRNTMLKANSEAEDSIAEFLQSQIQEQDLDRSVVAADKAVKLAITQYQGGLVDFNRVALLEQDLVQQQNLLAEAEGDIDSGLVHLYRALGGGWDIHCPGEAENLAEPPVAEGAAAPNAETVPPGQSSNSSTPGFGEKPGPDMKLNAPIPNYQRTPAPSSQPPKLPGPADKMPPPPAPGARNNRPSMQSVVKRTPVNNAPLQLRRTDENGEFDWTQDDGPPPLRLSKQRAPKPSLAQTANRDDQAGANTPVIQKMAEQSESVDHPIMHAGLMEGDAGQVRLLR